One stretch of Hevea brasiliensis isolate MT/VB/25A 57/8 chromosome 12, ASM3005281v1, whole genome shotgun sequence DNA includes these proteins:
- the LOC110643884 gene encoding U-box domain-containing protein 28, with product MGRNELCITVPNLFRCPISLDVMKSPVSLCTGVTYDRSSIQHWLESGHDTCPATMQVLATKDFIPNLTLHRLINLWTQSSTRRPDSGNSTPKATTVSEQQVGIWIEEIKRLRLESLGKMVEFLRYSDENRTFFVRFDGLIEAIVVVLRRDGVEIHILELIFRVLDLILLQNGIREKLHRLVFKSNQNCLSSFLSVIQNGRSKSKIQAVRVLESISINNETKRFVAETHNLMPVLFHLLKTENDPALHDSVLSLLISIAVTRSIKIQIVQLGLIEVLSETLCNKNVTVSLVEKSLKLLSIVSTCTEGRNAISEDPKCAECMVERLMKVSKAATEDVVVVLWSLCCSFRDGKMQEKVMRCNGLTKLLLVMQSEGEGNVRRMCADLVKVLRVGCKDGGVLMSYETKTTHIMPF from the coding sequence ATGGGGAGAAACGAACTGTGCATAACCGTACCCAATCTCTTCCGCTGCCCGATATCTCTCGACGTAATGAAGTCTCCCGTTAGTCTCTGCACCGGCGTCACATACGATCGTTCTAGTATTCAGCACTGGCTCGAGTCCGGACACGACACTTGTCCCGCCACGATGCAGGTCCTTGCCACCAAGGACTTCATACCCAACCTCACTCTCCATCGTCTCATCAACCTCTGGACACAATCCTCCACTCGCCGCCCTGACTCCGGCAACTCTACGCCTAAGGCGACCACCGTCTCGGAGCAGCAAGTTGGAATTTGGATTGAGGAGATTAAGAGACTAAGACTTGAATCGCTGGGGAAGATGGTGGAGTTCTTGAGATATTCTGACGAGAATAGAACATTTTTTGTTCGCTTTGATGGTCTTATAGAGGCGATTGTCGTTGTTTTGAGGAGAGATGGAGTAGAGATTCATATTTTGGAGTTGATTTTTCGGGTTTTGGATTTGATTTTGCTTCAAAATGGAATCAGGGAAAAACTGCACAGATTAGTCTTCAAAAGCAATCAAAATTGCTTATCTTCGTTTCTTTCCGTTATCCAAAATGGAAGATCCAAATCGAAAATCCAAGCCGTTAGAGTTCTGGAGTCAATTTCGATCAATAACGAAACCAAACGCTTCGTCGCAGAAACGCATAATCTCATGCCAGTTCTTTTTCATCTCCTCAAAACAGAGAACGATCCGGCCTTACACGACTCAGTTTTATCTCTCTTGATCTCAATCGCCGTAACTCGCTCAATCAAGATTCAAATCGTCCAGCTCGGACTCATTGAAGTCCTATCTGAAACTCTCTGCAACAAAAACGTAACCGTTTCACTCGTGGAGAAATCCTTAAAGCTGTTATCAATTGTTTCGACGTGCACGGAAGGTCGAAATGCAATAAGCGAGGACCCGAAATGCGCGGAGTGTATGGTAGAGAGATTAATGAAGGTGTCGAAAGCGGCAACGGAGGATGTTGTAGTGGTGCTATGGAGTTTGTGCTGTTCGTTCAGGGACGGGAAGATGCAGGAGAAGGTGATGAGGTGCAATGGGTTGACCAAGTTGTTGCTGGTAATGCAGAGTGAAGGGGAAGGGAATGTAAGGAGGATGTGTGCAGATTTGGTGAAGGTTTTGAGAGTTGGGTGCAAGGATGGTGGGGTGCTGATGAGCTATGAGACGAAAACGACACATATCATGCCTTTTTAG